The sequence TATCAGAATACCAGTCAAAGAAGCCATGATAAGCTATCctacacaataacaataacGTCCTCACTGCTTCTTTGGGAACACCTGTTAACACTTTACACAATTTCTCCTCAACACTATTAGCTGCTACTGCTACAGTTGAACACTCTTGCTTCCTCTCATTCTCCTTCCTAACTTGTCTCTCTAGTGTCATCACAATGAACAGTCGGTACAGTTGTGTAATGGTGGATGGAAGCTTCTTCTCACTACACTCAAATATATCAACTATCATCACTAAATTCATAGGCACATATGACAAACTCTCTAAATGAGGATACTCCTTCAACTGTTGTGAAAACTCCTCAACACATTTCAAATCATTAGACAATTTCTCCTCTACAAATGTTTGGATTTCCTTTTCACCAAATCCTATCACTTCTACTCTCCTGTCTGCGTCTATCTTCTCACAAGCATGTGGTCTTGATGTGATCATTATTGTGGCTTCCTCCAACAATGTACATGGCTTCTTCACTACACGTACTAAAAATTTATCACTGTCTTGATGTTCAGCTGCCATCTCATCCAATCCCTCCAGGATCACTAGACATCTGCTACCTGCTGACTTTTTCACTTGCTCGTATGTCTCCTCTCCAATGTGTTCCATCATCACTTCTTCAATTGACCTTTGCTGGACTGATCTTAATGGTATCAGGATCACAATATCATAGTCCTCAGCTAAAAACCCATCCCTCTTAGCCCACTTCACACAGATCTCATTGGCAAGGGTCGtcttgcctatacctacacAACTCATATTACATCACTACTACTAATACTTTGTAATACTCACCTGGGCCTCCCATTATTAATATCAGTCGAGGACAAGGTTTGTTCTGGTAGTGGAAGATGTCCCTCAGCTCACCAAGTTGCTCCTTCTTCAACAATATTTCATCAACTTGTCCTTTTAATGTTAGTCTTGTTATCTCTTCCAAGTTCTTATCTGCTCTTGTCACCTTTTCTCCTTTCACCAGAGCCAGTCGAACATAATAGTGTGGCCAGTCACTGCGCAATAGTGCCTTGTAACTAGCCTGTAACCTGCTAATACTTGTTGTACTATACTTCATAGTAGGACACTTGTTAGTAGTTGTATGAATACCTAAAGGTCACAacttcacacacacaactacaaaaCCATCACATCAACTAACCAGTCTCACTATTTGCTGATCGTTTCCTTAGTCTACATCTAATCATTCCTGCCAACTCCTTCACACCATCATACTCACTATCCTCCATCACTTTAATAAGATCATCAAAACTTCTACCAACACCAGTCATCACTGATGGCTTTATCATGTGATCCAAGAAATATGATGCTTTACTTGCTTGTGATGGCTTAGACTCCACCAGATCTTTAACATAATCAGGAAGAAGGTTGGCTGAGAACAATTCTGCAATAAATACAGCATCATCTATTGGTAGTGTTTTGACCAGTTTAGCATAGAAGTGTTGGAACACCTTACTAGTTGATATTTGTCCCTCTACTAGTTCACCTGTAATGATATTGGTGTGTAGTGTATAACAAGTGAgtgagagagaaccatcattagtaataagatgatacatacaatacattattagtCCTCGGTCTCGTGCGACCAGTCAGATCAAGCAAAATGAGATCTTGTGGGCACAGCAaggagtgtgtacatgtaaaaaacaaaaagactaacagcaacaacaacgacaacagcaacaacaataattacaagACAATATTAAGTAAAGTGCTCGGTTGACCAGTCACTACAATTCCTGGTCAAGAAAATCTTTTGCGAACATGTCATACATTGACGAGCAGCATTGTTGAGGACAGCCACCTAGGATGTGAGCTGTGGTAGGACGAGTTGAGTAGATCACTCACAATGTGAGAAAATTGTCCCGCAGCTTCATCCGGAGCCAACACATTGCTGCCAAGTGCATGGTGCAACAAAGCTAAACCATCACGAAGAATCTCGTCCAAATGTGGCCAGCAGGGTGTTGTAGCATATTGCTCATCGGGAGGAGAAAAAGACGCCATGCTTCCGTCACGTTGACGATGCAAAAAAACACTCCACtaactagtctggcgccgcccgccccttcgcataaagtaagggcgAGAGTTACAGGAAATTGCATTGTTTTTGCAactaccggccatgcgcggtttgagtaTGCGCGTGTTTGAATAATAAAATTCGTgcaatacagggttttggtatttgctaactagtgatgatccTACCATTCCTGGTATACTAGCTGTAAAAGTGTGTATAGTTCCGGTTATGCAATGATTTAACTGACGCGGAATTGAACGGCTTCGATACCATACCCGGTATTGCGcgcgttttattattcaaaacacgcgcatgctcaaaccgcgcatggccggttgttgcaaagacaatgcaattttctgtacagcggttttccaagttcttgcaatgcaaagcgtcatgcgctatacgAGCATGTACGTGCGCAGTTGTTCAACAGTAGATTTTCAGTAacaactactgactcacaggacttcaaggatgcctacgcatacaactcgacagccacagaaTATAACAGGTGTatttaaagaactgcgcatactgacacattattagcgcatgacgctttgaaTTGCAAGAACCTGGAAAACCGCagtaataataagagaggagagtgtctaacactgtaTAGTCCAgtaacagatgattgcgcagaagttaaatggcttcttttccgcgtaacgtacagactggctagtatattttcgcatttaaccacaaaggctatcccagacacaagggcgtgcgttcaacttGATGTTCacgttcaccacgaagagcatcgctctgttgcgtaaagaagtgtggctgttaacctcgaagataactctgggggagagcgtctgagaaaccaataaacactgaaccaaaggcggagtatcgcttcaAATTTTCACTGcatcgccatgttaccctacctttgagcattcttcaattgaaggagcactgttccctgtacatacagctcagtctttagttcagtcttcgaatattctcgaggattcatcatgGTGcggctctaatatctatggctaAACTAATTGtggtaaggaaacgaacaaatactagaagcctatacgttacacggaaaggaagccgtttaacttctgcttTATCATCTATTACATACGGTGGCCGGTTCCGGGAGTTTCTCACTTATTTCTCAGTTATTTCCGAGAAATTTCTCACTTATTTCTCAGTTATTTCTCACTTCTCGGTTATTTTCTCACTTATTTCTCAAATGTTTCCCATTTCTCGCTTATTTTCCCGATTATTTCTCACTTCTCAGTTGTTTTCTCAGTTACATTTCTCAGTTACCTTCTCAGTTATTTCTCAATCGATCACGTGGTTTTGGCGCTTATTGGCGGGAGAAAGCAAATCCTCGTGTTATGATGGATGAAGTAAAATTTCTTTATGAGTGTGTGAAAGCAGGAAAACTTTCCAATGCAGAAGCCAAAGAGTTTTTTTATCTTCTGGTGGGTCGTCTGAGAGTCGAGAACGAGGTCAACAACTGAAAGTCGCAGCGGGGGCTGCAACGGTTCCAGCGGTTCGAAATGAAGCAGATACAGGTACGTATATAACTATTCTGAAGACAATTAGTGGCTAGTTGTTCCTTGTACAGCAGTAGGAGTATTAAGCAAGAAAGCTGAGTTGATGGCGAAATACAAAGCGATTCAAAAGGCAAACCTACAAGACAGTTTGAGTTCAGGTAAAAAGGTTGGCGGTAAGATGAAATCCACCGCTCGTAGCCCTGTCTTGATGAAGGTAAGTGTTGAATGTATCAAATGAGCTTAGATTCTGgtctatatatatacacataatgGTACTTTTGCACTTGTGAATTGTCCATTTACTAGTACTGCATGATTGGTTTAATTTCATGCTGCAATTTTCCCGGACAATGCCCAGCTCCCAAAATAGAATAAACTTTCAACACTTTTACCACCCAATTTGGTACCTCTGCCACTCATTGGCCTGCCCTTGAGCTGATTGtttcaattattattattattattttccaaaaatgagcagcctcagtttgaggattaacgcacatatgaaacatgcatacaaaatgttttacaatatgattaattatgggattactgattggtaggggaaagtaataataatttcagttggtacttaaaaatttgtaatgattgttggattaggtcaggtgggagtgaattccacagtctaattgatctagggaagaatgaattactgtactgattggtccttgcatagatatgatgaaatctttgatcatgtcctctggtgttagaagtgacagggattaaatcaactggggatatatcaatgagattgtgaacaattttgtagaggagggtgatactagatacttgtctggtgttctaagctgggaatgttaaggtcaatgagcatgttagttacgctgctgaaacgcgagaagtcagccataatgaatctggcagattgcctctgtactcgttcaagcctatcaatgtctcttcttatgtgaggggaccagacaggattggcatattctaagattggtcttatcatggcattataacatttcaatttgatttgagttgggcaggacttaagatttctctgtaggaatgttttgactgatagagctttggatgtgatgttagtaatgtgtgtggacgaagacaagtcattggtgattgtaactcctaaatatttagTAGATGTAACTTCTTGGATAGAGATGTCATTAATGGTGTAGTTGTATGTGATCGGATTGTGTTTACGAGTGATTCTCATGAATACACTTTTATCAGGATTAAAAACATACCAGATCTAGTGCCCCATTGTGATAAGGAGTTgagatcattttgaagtgataaacAGTCGGATGTAGAGTGAATAACAGTGTAAAGTATGGCATCGTCAGCATACAGACCAATGTTGGCATTGATTGATAATGGGAGGTCATtaatataacataaaaataatagagGGGCTAAGATTGTTCCTTGGGGGACACCCGAGTTAACTGCATGTGACTCACTGGTTGAACCGTCAAGAGTTACTTGTTGATGCCTACCGATGAGGAAGTTTTGTAGCCATGTTAGTAGTTCCCCTCTAATACCATAGTAGGATAATTTGTTACATAATCAGTGATGGGGgactttatcaaatgccttagatAGATCTAGAAAAATGATGTCAATTTGAAAGCCAGAGTCAAGAGATTTAGAAATGTTGTTTACGGTAGTAATAAGTTGTGATTCACATGATCTTCTAGGTCGGAAACCATGTTGTTGATCGCAGAGGATATTTATTGATTCTAGGTGAGAGAAGAGATGAGTGTAAATTAGGCGCTCCATGATCTTGCAGCTGATACTGGTTAGCGATATTGGTCTGTAATTGGATGCAAGTGTTTTGTCTCCTTTTTTGAATACAGGTACAATATTAGCACTTTTCCAGTCCATGGGAAGTTCTCCTTGATGAAGTGATGAATTGATGATCAGAGTTAGTACTGGAGCAATTTCTTGAGAGGCTAATTGTAATAAGTGTGATGGGATTTTGTCTGGTCCTAGTGCTTTATGAACATCCAAAGTTGTTAGGAGCTGGGAGACATCAGCATAAGCAATGGAAATAGGTTGTATATCAAGATAAGGGCTTTCATCTGGTGTGAGAGTACACTGGGTGTCTTCGGTGGTAAACACTGAGCTAAAATAATCGTTGAGGATATTAGCTTTGTGGGTGGAATCAGTGATGGTATGACCATTATGTGACAGTGGGGGTATTCCAACGTGATCCAATTTTTGCTTTTTGATATATGACCATAGTTTTTTTGAATTAGCTGTGGAACTGGAGTCAATGAGCTTCGAAAAGTAGTCATTATAGGCTTGACGGCATTCTTTTTGAGCTAAAATTTTTGAGAGTTTTATAATATTGCCGGGCGGCAGGTGAGCGTGTTCGGCGATACTGAGCATAAGTTCAAGACCCAGTCCTGAAATTCATTTCACTTTAATGATCATAATTATAACTGGGGCATAATGGGGTGTACATTCACTCACTGCATGGTGTATTTATTCTTTTAGATTTCCATGGGGGGTATGAAATTCAATGACCTCAAGCAATGTGGGACACGATGCAAGGAATTGGGTCCAATGGTTGCTATTTCACTACGCCCTGCAGCTACATATGAAGAGATAGTGGGAATGGCCAAGCAACAATTCTTTGCAGAGTCAAATGCCAGTACTGATGAGGAGAGATATGAGTACTTTTTGGCAGACCCACAAGGTAGTAAACTTATGAACTCGATTGCTGGAAAACCGTGGAGTTTAGCACAGTACATCCATATCCATGGATACTACCCATCAAAAACTAAAATTTACTGTGTTCAGGTATGTGCACATGGTAAACTACGTATGCACTTTAGTATGGTAGCATGCACACCTTTTAGTGTGACAAAGGTCAAAATGCTTTAGAAGAATATGTAATGAAAAAAGATTCCAACGCAGAAAAGTTTATACACATAGGTAGCAACAAAGACTCCATGAATCATTCATCAGCAGACATATGTGATAAGCGGCCATTAGTCATAGAAGTCAGTGAAGGTGCTCCAGGAAACTTAGAAGTGACAAAGAAAAACAAAGGTATATCCCTGCTAAACGTGTTTGTAATTTTGTGCATGTTAGTATATTGTAGCTATAGTTTGCTGTTTGACTGGATActgttaggccatcattatttcATTCTTTGTTTACTATCACCACCCACATCTGATTATAGATAGTCACACCaaattttataattattattaatgttgatCATGTGGATGCACTATTATGTTAAAGAGTCAATTGCTTAAGGGAGATACGTTATGTATGACTCAATTGTCAAGGTAAATGCACTAGCTATATGTACATAAACATGTACTAGTTGAGTGGTTGGAGTTTCTCCACTCTTGTTAAACAGGCTGCATACCTTGAAGTCTAGTAATGCAGTCACACACTAAAATAGCTAGAACAATCTAGTGTGCAACTAATTATTGCCCATTAACATCAGTTTGTGCTGCACTAGGTGACGGGAACAAGCAATGTATTAATAATGGCCTAATCACATCTCTGCATACGTGATATCACACTCAGCAATTGAGTATCATAATCCTGGGGTCATCACACAATGGGGGACATGTGAAATGGCGTTTTAAAATTAACTGGCATTGACAACCAGCATGGGTTAAAACactgtacttgtgtatttaAGTACGAGTTGGTAGGTATGCAGTTGCTCTCACAGTAGGATGTTATCAGGCTTGTTATAATAGACTATCTGTTTTGCAATACTAAACTTACAGGTATGAGGGGAACATGGAAGCCTCTTGTGAAAACTGACCGGTACAACTGTTGCATGTAATCATGATGCACATGCTAATATCACTGTGACAGTCAATCATGTTCTTGCACACAGATCCGTTCTTGTTGTCTGGCACTCAAATCTCACTTGGGAGAAAATTAGGAGAGGGTAGGTTTGGGATGCATGGTGTATTTATCACATCTAAATGGAACTGAAGTTGCTGTCAAGCAACTTAAACTAGACAAAAGGGCAGATGGAGACCATATGGACGAAGTAAAAGCATTAAGGTAATATTAACTTGAGCTTTATGTGATCAAGATGTTATGATATGTCAAATAGTGCTCTTCGCCATCCAAACATCGTAGTCTTCATGGGTTACACGTGTGATGACAACAGCATTCAAATTGTGACCAACTATGTTCGTGGGAGTGACTTGTACAAGCTACTGCTCACTGAAGTATGCTAGCTAGTTAACACAATGACTTGTGTATGATTCTGCATGCAGAAAAAGCAGCTAACTGTGAGTAACAGGAACTTCATAGCTGAGCAGATTACCCAAGCCTTGACATATATGCATACTTTGAGCCCTCCAATGATTCACCGGGATATAAAACCATCAAATATACTGGTTAGAATTGCACAATGTCATTTATGTACTAGCTGTTATCATATGTTACAGGTAGAAGAAAGTACACTTCATGTGTACTTAACTGATATGGGTATGGCAAAGGTTAAGTTTAGTTGTTCAACACTCACAGAAGCTCGTTGTGTTGGAACCCCATACTATGCAGCTCCTGAAACCTTCGACGGAGTAGTTGGAAAAGCTTCAGATATATGGTCGTTAGGCATCGTACTGATAGAATTGTATGGCCAGCAACATGCTTGGAGAAATGTCAAGACCAACAACCAGCTAATGATGCAATTATTAACAAAGAAGTTACCAACATACAGCCATTTAGATCAACATGTACAACAAGTATGTGAATCCTGCTTAAAATATGAGCCTAAGCAATGTTCATCTGGGGCTGAAATCTTGCAGTTAATCAGGACATCAAACTAACTTGCCTACTGTTATTACTGTATTTGTGATTATTCAAAGAGATCAACTTTCAATTCAAAGTATTGCTGACTTTAAATGTCTATATAATGCCAGTCCCTCGTCAGCATTAGTGGGACTATTAATTCCAGCTTCAGCCATGAGTAGCTCAGCTAATTCCTTAAACTCAGGTGAAGTAGGCTCTGGTTTCAAGCAGCTGTATTCTTCAGCAGCTTCAATGTCATCATTGTCAGTAGGGTGCTTGTATGACCGACATGAAAGAAAAACGTAAACAGTCCCTATTAAAAGTAGATTTTAAATAAATTCTATCAGTTTAACGAACATTTGAATATCACAAGAGTCATCCAATTCTCCATTAGTCCTTAATTCCTATTAAATTTTAtagattaattatttaattagttGTGTACGTGTACCTTGAAAAAATCCATCCACCAACCAGCACCATTTTATCGTAGCTGCCCCCACCATGCTTCAATTCACTAAAATGACAGAAAAATGAAATAACCCATGTTCATTACAAATGGTCACTCAAGTATGTTTACCTCCGTAACTTCCTTTTGGGGATCATTAGCTATACACGTACGTgttcaatgcaaaaatgatagcTGGTACGTAGCCAAAATGTGCGTAAAAGAATACTATTTTTCAGGGAAGACAGAATCAGCCTAGTCAGGCTGCTTTTCAGATGTGCCCTGATTacatactagggctgagcgatactaccgttttagcaatatatcacgatattttgaaagtatcgatatcgcgatattttgttattaactatcgtgataccatgcctgtacattaaaAAGCCATTTGTTATGAAGTactaggctcaagaatccttgtaagtcataacctggttacccctgcagagaggtgtgaacaccataacataacttcaaagcatgtgttacaataactgttactgtaaacatagttgacagtggctagtttgatgctacttttgaagacttcctgcaggaatactgaggaatacactatgtagcaccagctatgattgacacatttgtaagtatcgtgaagtattcagtatcgtgaatagtggctttagtatcgatcgtgatactaaaatggcagtatcgctcagccctattaCATACAATTTTAACAGTTGGGTGGATGaatcatcaacatcatcacCTGGGATGAATCATTAATTCAaaggggaaaatttttgaagaATATTAGTTTGCCCAACACCACCAGCAATCCCCTTGTTTATACCCTAATTAATTCAGGTTCTATTGTACAACTAACCTGGTTTGACGTAGACTTTCCATACATGAAACTCTTTTCACCTCTAAATTGATCATCACAGGACTCCCGTAGAAAAGGCTGAAGAAATGCAACATTGCAATTTTCTGTCCCTCTATCTGATCTGACAATAGTCGGACAGCCTATACTCATGTTAAATACTTACAAGTAGCTAATGACTCATACCTTTTAATGTTTGGACACACTCCAAATAATACCCTGCAATAATATAGGGATCATTATTAGATGGGCTAACATGAAGCCATAAGATTCGATGAGAGTAGCTGCATAAGAATTGTTTTAACGTAATTTTATATACTTCACAATCACATGTACAACTTACCCGTCAATACACCCATGAATGGCAAATCCAAACGGTTTTAGCTTATCATACCCATCCATGTGCCATATAAAATCTGGTCCCTTAAATATTGTGCATATTACATTGCATAATTATTTAAATTCACTTACCTTGCTGTGTGGTACTCTCTTCTTTTCAATTTATGCTTTTTTCTTTCTAAAGCCCCATCTGGATCATTAACTGCTGATAGCATCATGACAGTGTCTCTAAAACATGTAATAGTAAAATTTATGGAGTACTATATGGGACAAAGAATCTGTCGAGGAGTCATCTAATATTTTTTAACAAAGCCTTATGGTTTTGAAAACAGTGAAAACAATTATTGGGTGTGGAGTCCAAATATATCAATATTTTTGGACTGGGGGAACTAAAATAGGGACCTAATTTTTTCATGACAGGCCCATGTAAATACCTATGTGAGAATTGAAATTTTTGTCACTGACAATTCAATTCAAAGCTCAACACACTATCAGATTTCAATGTCAGACTTAGTCAGGGATACTAGTCTACTTCTACTTGCTGCTTTTTCCTGTCCCACTGATCTGTACAACCTCAATGGCACTCTGACTACAATGCAGCCTTGTGGTGTTGGACTACATTGATGGGttaaaacaatgaaacaatTGCAGTGGAAGCTGTCTATAGCGGTCACCACAATTTCTAGGGAGGTGGCTGTTTTATACAGGTGGATAAGTGCATTAACTACTCATTTGGGGAATTGTAGGGTGGGCTTTGTAGAGAGGTGGCCGTTAAGGCAGGTTCCACTGCATTCGAATTCATcctcacatgcatgcatgtaacaaGAGGGCGACGCTCCAATATACACCATTCTCCAATCTCATCCTCAGACAAAGCGGTCAAATCAGCTTTCTTGTCTAAATTCTTGTGAATATACATTCACATTAAAGTATACACTGAAAAAATAGTCTTTTGTCCTTGAAGACATTTCTCACTTTGATCGAGGACAATTATCAGAGTAGTTGGAGTGCCACCTCCTTGGTATAAACATAGATATAGGCACTTGGAGTTAGTATATCTGTGATGTAAGACTTTGCCCAAGTAATACGAACCTTCCCACCCTTAGTTTATGTTTCTGAAGTAAACGCTGATGCAACATTCTATAGCCAAGGTCCCTTCCTGATTCATTTTGTTCCTCCTGTATATAACATTAGTTGTAACATTACATGtcacagtagctagctaacctcgcatatcaaaacttgtgtaagatattctggatttccgaatgggttacgcccgtttcgtataaaataacaccgtcctctaaacaaggcgccataacttccacgtactttggttgacagggtatcactcttttcaccctatttcataaccctacagaacttagacaaaaaacggtgaaccaaaaaggcaaAAAAAAGTTCAGTACTGAAGGGaaatcgaacccaggatcccagtgtgatggtccagtgtgctaccgattatgctacagctgctagctcccttgattcccttcttttgtatcttataaatgtgactaacgaaataagctgtatatagtaagaacctaaccctaaaggtgaagaagaaaccaaagctgaaccctaaccctaacgctaacactactagacgcttcccctaaagtctactactcgtggcaactactggacgcttcccctaaagtctactactcgcggcaactggacgcatcccctaaagtcgaccactcgcggcaactactagatgcgtgccctaaagtcgaagagagagagcaacaactacagtaggaagtctggatgcttttgagcttaatattacgtaagggttatgaaaggtggtgaaaagagtaaaacccttggTGGGTTGACAGAtacgaagtttggtttatcagattccttgatgaaaggcgattcgattcatgtatacgttctttgtgtagtaacgaaggggaagctagaaaggagccttgtaccgcgaaatttacgtgttcagaattcccgtaaaaacacgtgtttttaaacatatttctataaactaacctgtttaacaatttgtacggtcggagtcttattaagcatccttcgctgcgtaggatgataccaaatttagcgaatttggttgaggataacaacttgtaaattgggattttcccggcgagataattaaattttccaatagaggacttgcacgcgtgaagcaacggttgctaggcggacatgtttcgggacaactttctatttgtatttgtatttgtattttaaggataaagtcttatgcctgtacatccataaacaaaattaataattattatgtacttagctattctaattactatacaaaatcaaataagcaattactatagtgtctgtccagcagtgttttaaaatcattgacagagggagaatcaacaatagattggggtaatgaattccagtcattgattactctgttactataaaaattagatcttgtatacgaattagtgtgatgtttgaataatttccttgtgtgacctcttgttacagtagaagtggatggggtaaataaatgattttctatatcataactgcctttgagaatttggtacaaatatatcaaatcaccccttcgtctacggtgttgtaaagatggtatatttagatgtcttaatctgtcgtagtatgataaatggttgatagatggaatcattctggttgctttacgctgcattctttcaagtttttgattgtcaagtgtgtaagaaggtccccatatgacattgttatattcaacaattgggcggacaagtgttttatatagttttaccatgacatcagagtccaagagttcataatatatatactaaggagagtatcctactctcatatacccctgtagaaaggcgtatcgtgaagttatgacgtaacacttctgagttcgcccgtttttctttgtataattaatgatgtcattagttgaacatggtatcgattgaacgcgtgcctaccaacgtcgctagcaaccaaattaactccagctctaagcgtttctcacccaactacaatcgttccttcatgggttaagaccgcttcgtaggcgtttcttactaggccattcgcgaatacggctatcctgagcgtcgcaagtgtgaaacggtgctaacgattcttgcacttttacggcatcctgtacgtcacaaaccacaacatcttgtcgttacgtcataacttcacgatacgcctttctacaggggtatatgagagtaggatactctccttagtatatatatatattatgaactcttgctatggCGCATAGTGGGTCAAAAtgaaggtaacgagatttattcactaagcgctGAATATAGTGGTACTGGGAAGCGGGGCTGGTTTCGAAATAAaagatcttatcattggcttcgtgaaataggtggctaattaaatttcgatacattactcaccaattctaacttcATAGCCTTTTTTAACGAGCtgggtggtatttacaacacaactcaacactgattcgcttcattacagcctgtaccaaatcctgagaaagcgcctttcagccacaacactgtcccgaaacatggccgacagctacggttgcttagcaattacgatgatttacgtcacgctgcaagtcctctataggttaatgtatggagcgagtattatgtcatcatcagcagtaaataactgtcgatATGGCGACaatttcccatttgtacggtcggaattggatagagaaattcaagggctttcttttattgtatggtgtgatGTAGAAATtgtgtgagttaaaggttgta comes from Dysidea avara chromosome 4, odDysAvar1.4, whole genome shotgun sequence and encodes:
- the LOC136254609 gene encoding uncharacterized protein — protein: MAKYKAIQKANLQDSLSSGKKVGGKMKSTARSPVLMKISMGGMKFNDLKQCGTRCKELGPMVAISLRPAATYEEIVGMAKQQFFAESNASTDEERYEYFLADPQGSKLMNSIAGKPWSLAQYIHIHGYYPSKTKIYCVQCDKGQNALEEYVMKKDSNAEKFIHIGSNKDSMNHSSADICDKRPLVIEVSEGAPGNLEVTKKNKDPFLLSGTQISLGRKLGEVAVKQLKLDKRADGDHMDEVKALSALRHPNIVVFMGYTCDDNSIQIVTNYVRGSDLYKLLLTEKKQLTVSNRNFIAEQITQALTYMHTLSPPMIHRDIKPSNILVEESTLHVYLTDMGMAKVKFSCSTLTEARCVGTPYYAAPETFDGVVGKASDIWSLGIVLIELYGQQHAWRNVKTNNQLMMQLLTKKLPTYSHLDQHVQQVCESCLKYEPKQCSSGAEILQLIRTSN